In one window of Flavobacterium ginsengisoli DNA:
- a CDS encoding DUF2752 domain-containing protein yields MIPCLFKTVFGYDCLGCGFQRSLFLLFQGDFLVAFKMYPAIFTCLLLFVFATFHFLDKSRNYKKIIWNVAIVNFIFMLGGYYFKHFYF; encoded by the coding sequence ATGATCCCTTGCCTGTTCAAAACTGTCTTTGGTTATGACTGTTTAGGATGTGGATTTCAACGCTCTTTATTCTTACTTTTTCAAGGTGATTTTTTGGTAGCTTTTAAAATGTATCCAGCCATTTTTACCTGCCTTTTATTATTCGTTTTTGCGACATTTCATTTCTTGGATAAATCCAGAAATTACAAAAAAATCATTTGGAACGTTGCTATCGTAAATTTCATTTTTATGCTCGGCGGATATTATTTCAAACACTTTTATTTCTGA
- the epsC gene encoding serine O-acetyltransferase EpsC translates to MTKENIIQNIRALKSHSHINYGIKTKTEDFTEKLFYTLFDSNAALDESIDELEFRFKEIAVLACKKPQNLCESIWDRFLEKLPGVLEKLNQDAEYILENDPASNSIDEVYLGYPGFYAIAIYRLSHELYHLDLLLFSRLMSEYAHRITGTDIHAGADIASPFFIDHATGIVIGETTVIKKHVKIYQGVTLGALSVSKEMKNAKRHPTVEANVCIYANATILGGETIIGKNSVVGGNAWVTKSIPEDSIVLNTTTTEVKIKEKK, encoded by the coding sequence GTGACAAAAGAAAATATCATACAAAATATAAGAGCTTTAAAAAGCCATTCACACATAAATTACGGCATTAAAACCAAAACAGAAGACTTTACAGAAAAGCTTTTTTATACTCTTTTTGATTCTAATGCGGCGCTAGACGAAAGCATTGACGAATTGGAATTTCGTTTTAAAGAAATTGCTGTTTTGGCCTGCAAAAAGCCCCAAAATTTATGTGAATCTATTTGGGATCGCTTTTTAGAAAAACTTCCGGGAGTTTTAGAAAAACTAAATCAGGATGCCGAATATATCCTTGAAAATGATCCCGCTTCAAACAGCATCGACGAAGTATACTTAGGCTATCCTGGATTTTATGCCATTGCAATTTACAGACTAAGCCACGAGTTATATCATCTTGATTTATTGCTTTTTTCTCGATTGATGAGCGAATACGCACATAGAATTACGGGTACAGATATTCATGCAGGGGCCGATATTGCATCGCCATTTTTCATCGATCACGCAACAGGTATCGTAATTGGTGAAACTACTGTAATCAAGAAACATGTAAAAATTTATCAGGGCGTTACGCTTGGTGCATTAAGTGTAAGCAAAGAGATGAAAAATGCAAAAAGACACCCAACTGTCGAGGCAAATGTTTGCATTTACGCCAATGCTACAATTCTTGGCGGAGAAACTATAATTGGAAAAAACAGTGTTGTTGGAGGAAATGCGTGGGTTACGAAATCAATTCCTGAAGATTCTATCGTTTTAAACACCACTACTACTGAAGTTAAAATAAAAGAAAAAAAATAA
- a CDS encoding cysteine desulfurase family protein has product MKKVYLDNASTTAMRPEVIQEMTKIMLEDYGNPSSTHSFGRNAKTILELSRKSIAKHLNCTAQEIIFTSGGTEANNWILRSSVEDLKVERIITSKIEHHAVLHTVWALQEEYNIQVDYVNVNADGSLDLTHLSNLLAEEKKTLVSLMHVNNETGTILDLDRVSLICKQYNAPFHSDTVQSIGKTEIDLQKTPIDFILASAHKFHGPKGIGFAFIRKNSGLQPLFFGGEQEKGLRAGTEAVHQIAGMAKALSISYAKLEEERAYILGLKNYLIEQFEIHFPNFRINGKKDDFYNLINVILPFSSDKTSMLLFSLDMKGIAVSRGSACQSGSIKPSHVLNEMLSETDLKLPNLRISFSHYNTKEDIDWLVESLKTI; this is encoded by the coding sequence ATGAAAAAAGTATACCTAGATAATGCCTCAACAACTGCAATGCGTCCTGAAGTAATTCAGGAAATGACTAAAATAATGCTTGAAGATTACGGAAATCCGTCGTCTACACACAGTTTTGGGCGAAATGCTAAAACAATATTAGAGCTTTCGAGAAAGAGTATTGCAAAACATTTAAACTGTACTGCTCAAGAAATAATTTTTACATCTGGAGGTACTGAAGCCAACAACTGGATTCTGCGCTCTTCTGTTGAAGATTTGAAGGTAGAGAGAATTATTACTTCAAAAATTGAACACCATGCTGTTTTGCATACTGTTTGGGCGCTTCAAGAAGAATATAATATTCAGGTTGACTACGTTAATGTAAATGCAGACGGAAGTTTGGATTTAACGCATTTATCCAATTTATTGGCCGAAGAAAAAAAGACTTTGGTGAGTTTAATGCATGTAAATAACGAAACTGGAACTATTTTAGATTTAGATCGTGTAAGTTTGATTTGCAAACAATATAATGCTCCGTTTCATTCAGACACAGTTCAGTCGATAGGGAAAACTGAAATCGATTTGCAAAAGACTCCTATTGATTTTATTTTGGCTAGTGCGCATAAGTTTCATGGGCCAAAAGGTATCGGATTTGCTTTTATTCGAAAAAATTCTGGTCTACAGCCGTTGTTTTTTGGCGGAGAACAAGAAAAAGGTCTTCGCGCAGGAACTGAGGCCGTGCATCAAATTGCTGGTATGGCAAAAGCTTTATCTATTTCGTATGCAAAACTAGAAGAAGAGAGAGCTTATATTTTAGGTTTGAAAAATTATCTGATAGAGCAATTTGAAATTCATTTTCCTAATTTTAGAATCAACGGAAAAAAAGACGATTTCTATAATCTCATCAATGTCATTTTACCTTTTTCATCAGATAAGACTTCGATGTTGCTTTTTAGTTTGGATATGAAAGGGATTGCAGTTTCTAGAGGAAGCGCTTGCCAGTCTGGAAGTATAAAACCTTCTCATGTATTAAACGAAATGCTTTCGGAGACTGATTTAAAATTGCCAAATCTCCGAATTTCATTTAGCCATTATAATACAAAAGAAGATATCGATTGGCTGGTTGAGAGTTTGAAAACGATCTAA
- a CDS encoding Smr/MutS family protein, which translates to MLAKGDKVSVLDEAINGTVVSVKNNEVLIETDDGFVMTFLVNELLKIQDTSNLMNSIKRIDLDEVSKEKTEPKPRSFVKEKKDKRDVGVPEFDLHIEKLVPNKRGMSNYDILTLQTETAKRHIEFAIRNRIPKIVFIHGVGEGILKAELDFLLGRYDGIDFQDANYQKYGLGATEVYIRQNNK; encoded by the coding sequence ATGCTTGCAAAAGGAGATAAGGTTTCTGTACTTGATGAAGCCATAAACGGAACGGTAGTTTCGGTTAAAAATAACGAAGTTTTAATTGAAACTGACGATGGATTTGTGATGACATTTTTAGTCAACGAATTACTTAAGATTCAAGATACCAGTAATTTAATGAATTCTATTAAAAGAATAGATTTAGATGAAGTTTCAAAAGAAAAAACAGAGCCAAAACCACGAAGTTTTGTCAAAGAAAAGAAAGATAAACGTGATGTGGGCGTTCCAGAATTTGATTTGCACATCGAAAAATTGGTTCCAAATAAACGCGGAATGTCGAACTATGATATTTTAACTTTACAAACGGAAACTGCAAAAAGACATATCGAATTTGCGATTAGAAATCGCATTCCGAAAATTGTTTTTATTCATGGTGTGGGTGAAGGAATTTTGAAAGCTGAGCTTGACTTTTTACTCGGCCGTTATGACGGAATTGACTTTCAGGATGCCAATTATCAAAAATATGGTCTAGGAGCTACTGAAGTTTATATAAGACAAAATAATAAATAA